In Benincasa hispida cultivar B227 chromosome 8, ASM972705v1, whole genome shotgun sequence, the sequence AATTTTCGTAAGTTGTGTGTGTGATGTTTTTTATcaacaaatttgaatatttttatttgttttgaaaaaGGTAATTCCACATCTTAACAATAATGACGTTAGAAATTGAATCATGTGATAATGTTGCATTTTTTTGTGTGACTAGTTTGATATTACGTGTATTATTATATacgttttttaatatttaaaatgtaatttaattacaaaaatttaaaaatataatttaggctaaattatatatttaaaaaaggccactcaattttgtattttatgtgaaaaatatttatgaactttcaaaagtttcaaaaatatttttaaacttaaaaaaatagttttagaatACTGTTGTGTTAGTTTTGGatagaaattttatttaaaaatgtactcctaaactttcaagaatttcaaaaatacccttaaacttaaaaaaattcaaaaatacatTCACCATTAATATACAAACGAAAACGGTTAATACACTACAATAAATCTGGCTTTTAGCaatgaaaataatttatcactaaatttattttttcctcACAAAAAAGGGTCTAATAACGAATTTTTTTCGTTGCATGCATTTGTCACTAAAGCCTAGTCACTAAAAGGTTTTTGTGATGTTTTATTGAAAATGTCGCAATATGTGACGAATCCTTAGAACGTCGCATTCCTATTGCAATGAAATATAAAAAGTCGCAATATGTGATGTCTATCAGGATGTCACATTGTGTGATGTTGTATTGTTTGTTGCATTTTGCAACATTTCTTTTCTCGACGCAATAATTTTGCGGTATTTTACGTTTCGTcgcaaattttaataatattttctaaaaaattattattattctttttgaataattttttaaaaacattatccTTGATAGCAAACACTTAGTGCAAATCTATGTACAAATcatgaaattaaacaaatatgaacaaaaaaatatcgcactatattaaaatagtttataaaatCTTTAATATCCACTATAATAAAAGTAAGTTTCCCATTACAATTTGAATATTGCTACTAACAAGTTTGGTTTAGTCTTTAAAATGTATTCTTCCAAAAAGATTTAATATTACCATCAACAAATTCTAGTTAAATCATGCACATATAAATACTACacatatcaaattatttttaaacacgagtcttatatatatacatattcaccccgattaaaaaagattaattcatttttaattatcaatCAGAAGTTGGTCAAAAACATAATTTTGTTCACAGACAaacttcaaaacaaaatttgaagacaataaataaatttttaatcaaaCAATGAGTCCTTTATTAAAATCCAATTCAATAAATAGCATCCAAACCACATCTTAACCACacaaatattctcaaaatcaaaagtttaaacAAAAACCTACACTCAATCACAAAAATTACTTCCAAAtctcaatttatttatacaaatgAAATGAATAGTACAAAGATTTATTCGTACTATTAATATGTTAAAGTCAACTGAAAAACacagaaaaaaatagagaacAAGGAATCCACACTAACGTTCTCGAACTAATTCAATAACTAATCCACACTAACGTTCTCGAACTAATTCAATAACTAATTCCATCCCatcatttgcaaaatattgaacaagaaaaaaaaaaaacaaaccccACAAAAGTTAAAACCCAAAATCAATTATCAAACGACAGCAACAAAATAGAGAAATCACAAACATGTTCCGCTTCTGTTCGCCTTCTTCAAAATGAGGTTCAAGTGAATGGAGATTTTAAACTGCTATGGTCAATCACCAAAAATTTCATTATCAGCAAATGGAAGCTCCTTTGAATTGTGATGGTCCTCTAAACGTgtaggtaaaataaaaaaaaaatggggcgGTCCTCTAAACGGCAACGACGGTCCCCCTCTTTAAATGTTCTTCTCAGCTTCAGACAAACAGCGCACGACTCCTCTTCTTATACGAACGACAGACTAAACGGACAAAAGACTAAACCTTGAGTAAAtgattctaaaaaaaaactcttgcaACTAAATCTTATTTCGTCTCAAATTATTGCAACTAATTCTATTTTCGTTGCAGATTATTGGACAACCTTTTTGTCACAAGGCGGGCTTACGACTAAAGTCCATTTTGTCGCAAACCCACAGATTGGGCGCCAAACATTTCTTCCAATTAATTGACCTAACATGCGTCAAAATCATTTTTCGTCGCTCCCTGCGACAACTTTGAAATATGTAGCACACCATTTGCGACAATTCGAGTGTTCGTCGCACGCCACTTGTGACGATTAGATTTATTCGTTTCAAGTTTTCGATTTAtcagttttttacacatggatAGAGACGAAAGATTTATTTTGCGTTATAGTTGCGATATTGTGAATTTCGTCGCCAGATATTCGTCGCTAAAAGTCATAATCTTGTAGTGATACTTTGTTGGAAAAATAAttcgaaaattaaaaaaaaaaaaaaaaacccattagtatatgaacttaaaaaaaatattaaaaaatacattCACAGttctatataaataaaattgttaataCCTCATtggaaaaataactttaaagtaaaaaaaaaaaaaaaaaaaaaagtttaaaaatgctTCTACAATATGGTGATGGAtatgtttaaagttttattGAGTTTAAGAAAAAGCCaactttaaaacaaattatatagatatatatatatttttttatatctataATATCACttctctcttatttttctaattcTTACACTAAATTTTTTAACGACCAAAATAAGACCAAAATTTCAagttaaaatgaaaagatataacaaaataaaaaatctccCCTTAAAACAGGCAAAGacgataaatagtcaaataaaaaaaagtattaaacCAGTTAAGTCATAAAATCCTTTGGTGTTTTCATTATTCTCTTTCACTTTATTATAGTCCATATATCTCAATTGAAGTGTACAATTTCAttgcattattttttttagatatacAAATGTTAAACATTTAACTAAAAGGGGAGTAAGAAAGtattgaagaagaaataagaggaaaaagagagaaaatacacGAAATTAACGATTTTTGTTAATATAATagtaaatgtattttttttattattattttgttatttaaaatttaagagtatttttgacacaaaacaCTAATGGTTTCCATCCGAAGTTAATGTTGGGTATTTTTAACTCATTTGGAGTTTAAGGATTTTTTTGAATCTAAgttcaaaggtatttttgatATAAACTAAAAAGTATGGAGGTATTTTGTATAGTTTAGCATACAATTTATGTATAAGAGagtattgaattaaaatgattgaAGAGAATAGTTTTGGATTAAACTTAATTAGTTTATAggtaatcaattaattaattaattattgttaattatctattaataagtaaaatatattatgttattaaaataatataaataaaacatagcAAAAAGAACCCACTTAAACCCTCAaattattagtttttattttcattgctACCCATTACTCCCAATAAGGCCCAAAAGATAGGAATTCGAAAACTTTGAATAGAAAATCTAATGTAAAGGAAGATaccaattcaaaatttgatatttaaaaatatcattGAAGTTCAAAATTTCCATATTAATAGAAGTATCAAGATCCTGAATTTATGTAAAActataaaaatatcaatgaaagGTTGATTTTATGGAAATTTTAGAGATATACTTAGATCCCTCTTTGTAAATCATCTAAGAGggcaaaaactgaaaaataagtACAATTTATACATCACGCTATTATCATCTTTGTCATAAatcaaaagtttttatttatttatttgctattTTCAATTTAGGCATTCCTTTCATGCTTTAAAGCCAATGTCTCATTTAGTTGgaataatatatagttaattacgtgtaattaaaaaaaaacaaaaataatgatCTTAAAGGCatgaaaacaaataataaaatcatcaaGTTTGAATATTCGATCCAAGCATACGTTGTAGATGAGACAAATAAAGCTCTTTTGGAAATTTTGGTATCCGTGGAAGTTTTCTTATACCATAATTACTTAATCGAACCTCTCTTAGAAGTATAGGTACCTCATTACCTttatttctagtttttttttttttttttttttttttttttttttatataagataGGAATATTCAAGTAATATATCGGCTGTCCATCATTGTTTGTGGTTTTGTTTAAAGCATCTTTTGATAaaatcctttcctttttcaGATAATTCCTTAGTATTTTCAGTATTTCCATATCATGTgtaagttttaaaatcaaatgtgTGAGACTTGAGAAATCTTCTCACACTGGCACTCTAGTAACCATTTCAACTAAAATGCAACCCAATGACTAGATGTCAGTAGCACTATTGAACTCATTAGAAATAATCGATTAATTGACTTTGCTTAAATCGTAGAAAATAACAGCCCAATGACATTCGGGTAATTATGGACAAATgacaattttgtaattattcttttcttctccaaaaatAGGACTGTGTTTTCGTGTGATTTGATTTGGCTGAAGGCAGAGGCGCAGCCGTCGGTGAGAAGAGAGAGCAGCCGACAGAGACCCGGAAAAAGGCAGCAGCCGAGCAGGGTCGAGAAAGAATTGTCGTTCACGTTTCGTCTGGCCTTGACATCAGCTGCAGTGAAGTCAGTGCCGACGTGGGTTTGTGTCTGCGGCATGAGCGTGGGTGTCCGCGCTAGTTCGGTCCAGTCTGAGCAGCCATTAGGTTCCGATGGGTTCCAGTTCAGTGGTGGGTTCCGGTTTGGCGCGTAGGTTGCTGCAGATCTGGGTGTGGTGGTTCGCCCGTCAGAGGCGGGCTGTTTTGGGTTGTTTTGCAGCTTGTTCTTGGTTTTCAAAGACGACGTTGTGTGCGGATCTCTCGATATCAATAGAtaatctgtaatttgtaaattcttTATTGgtcataataaaaattaattaagctGATTCTCAATGTGGatagaccaaactggtcgaatcactatatatcttggtattcgttctttattgttttttttatttatttatgttgatTGTTTGCGTtttgtttggccatctaagttctCACATAAATGTTGGTAAATGTTATCTTCGTCCACCTCATCCTTCTCATCACATCTCCTCGAAAGCCTAAAGTCAGCAATCTTCAACTTCATCTTGCCATTGTTATGAGGGAATGCAAGAATGTTATCTGGTTCCAAATCGACGTGGACAAATCTATTGCGATGAATACAAGAAAGCCCTCTTAGTATCATtttcaaatactccttcacttcATCTTCTAGCAACTTCTTTCGTTGTTCAATCAAGTTAGCTAAAGTTCCACTAGTAGCATATTCTAACTTGAGATTGTAAAGAAGGTAATTTTCATCTATAGTTATCTCACTCCCTAAACATTGAACAATCTCTGGACATCCG encodes:
- the LOC120084169 gene encoding calcium-dependent protein kinase 4-like, encoding MVNWVLVKVLGQRSCGKVFLPNSTMEPLDYFAIKVARLYNSSSLLWEKNILKHFIGCPEIVQCLGSEITIDENYLLYNLKLEYATSGTLANLIEQRKKLLEDEVKEYLKMILRGLSCIHRNRFVHVDLEPDNILAFPHNNGKMKLKIADFRLSRRCDEKDEVDEDNIYQHLCENLDGQTKRKQST